The proteins below come from a single Terriglobales bacterium genomic window:
- a CDS encoding APC family permease yields MPSPSQPAQQSNRVRIVVATSVMLTFISFWRAAAIVLNDLGSSAFYAGGIAEQAIGKSAPWFILGVMLFSFTVRAVYVESCSMFVRGGVYRVVKEALGGTLAKLSVSALMFDYILTGPISGVSAGQYIAGLINELLFTGFRHGFLPVKIALPENWVAVVFALGVTLYYWWENTKGIEESSDKALRVMQITTVMVVVLLGWSAVTLIARGAHLPPWPLPENLRFSAEALGFLHNRGDLVKMFGLFGILIAFGHSVLAMSGEESLAQVNREIAHPKLKNLKRAALVIAIYSFVFTGGATMLGVMLIPDDVRIAVYKDNLIAGIAMYQAGPLALRILFRIFVVVVGFLMLSGAVNTAIIGSNGVLNRVSEDGVLTDWFRRPHRKYGTSYRIINLVVGLQLFTILVSRGDVYLLGEAYAFGVIWSFTFNSLAMLVLRFKYKGPRGWKVPPNLTIGHVEVPVGLGSVFLVLLATALVNLLTKSVATISGIIFSAVFFAIFLASEKINRRKHAHAEQQMQEHFQLQHAETVERESVGIRPGNVLVTVRDYNALHNLRWALEHTNTTDQDVVVMVARLLGTGSGEYDLSMEQIFSDYEQTLFTRAVSVAESYGKHVSLLVVPARDVWSAIVQTANALQSAAVVAGQSTKMSAEEQAFYLGRAWEAMSPPKRQFVFHVVSPDGSVKTYRIGPHTPTMKSEDVHLVHRLWLDLTRLRGLEKMHHSDIVTLALTRFARDYAGRDRDEILRTLQMEEDRRRGLAPAAALPDGISPPPPTSPRPPAGDEDKSPKPADAEPPSPPLTGP; encoded by the coding sequence ATGCCTTCCCCGTCACAACCCGCGCAGCAGAGCAACCGCGTTCGCATCGTAGTTGCGACGTCGGTGATGCTCACCTTCATCTCTTTCTGGCGCGCCGCCGCCATCGTGCTCAACGACCTGGGCTCGTCGGCCTTTTACGCCGGCGGCATCGCCGAGCAGGCCATCGGCAAGTCGGCGCCGTGGTTCATTCTCGGCGTCATGCTCTTCAGCTTTACCGTGCGCGCGGTGTACGTGGAGAGCTGCTCCATGTTCGTGCGCGGCGGCGTGTATCGCGTCGTCAAAGAGGCGCTGGGCGGCACACTGGCCAAACTGAGCGTTTCGGCGCTCATGTTCGATTACATCCTCACCGGCCCGATTTCCGGCGTGTCGGCCGGGCAGTACATCGCCGGACTCATCAACGAACTGCTCTTCACCGGATTCCGCCACGGCTTCCTGCCCGTAAAAATTGCGCTGCCGGAAAACTGGGTGGCCGTTGTCTTCGCGCTGGGCGTCACCCTTTATTACTGGTGGGAAAACACCAAGGGCATCGAGGAGTCGAGCGACAAGGCCCTCCGCGTCATGCAGATCACCACCGTGATGGTGGTCGTGCTGCTCGGCTGGTCCGCAGTCACTCTCATCGCGCGCGGTGCGCACCTGCCGCCCTGGCCGCTGCCGGAGAACCTGCGGTTTTCCGCCGAGGCGCTGGGCTTCCTGCATAACCGGGGCGACCTGGTGAAGATGTTCGGGCTGTTCGGCATCCTCATCGCGTTCGGCCACTCCGTGCTGGCCATGAGCGGCGAGGAATCGCTGGCGCAGGTCAATCGCGAAATCGCGCACCCCAAGCTGAAGAACCTGAAGCGCGCGGCGCTGGTCATCGCCATCTACAGCTTCGTCTTCACCGGCGGCGCCACCATGCTCGGCGTCATGCTCATTCCCGACGACGTGCGCATCGCCGTCTACAAGGACAACCTGATCGCCGGCATCGCCATGTATCAGGCGGGGCCGCTGGCGCTGCGCATCCTGTTCCGGATCTTCGTCGTCGTCGTCGGCTTCCTCATGCTTTCCGGTGCGGTGAACACCGCGATCATCGGCTCCAACGGCGTGCTCAACCGGGTGTCGGAAGACGGCGTGCTCACCGACTGGTTCCGCCGGCCGCATCGCAAGTACGGCACCAGCTACCGCATCATCAATCTTGTCGTCGGACTCCAGCTCTTCACCATCCTGGTCAGCCGCGGCGACGTCTACCTCCTGGGCGAGGCCTACGCCTTCGGCGTCATCTGGAGCTTCACCTTCAACAGCCTCGCCATGCTGGTGCTGCGCTTCAAGTACAAGGGCCCGCGCGGCTGGAAGGTGCCGCCCAACCTCACCATCGGCCACGTTGAAGTTCCGGTTGGACTCGGATCTGTATTTCTCGTGCTGCTGGCCACGGCCCTGGTCAACCTGCTGACCAAGTCGGTGGCGACCATCTCGGGAATCATCTTCTCTGCGGTGTTCTTCGCCATCTTCCTGGCCTCGGAAAAGATCAATCGCCGAAAACACGCGCACGCCGAGCAGCAGATGCAGGAGCACTTCCAGCTGCAGCACGCCGAAACGGTCGAGCGCGAGTCGGTCGGCATTCGCCCCGGCAACGTGCTGGTCACGGTGCGCGACTACAACGCGCTCCACAACCTGCGCTGGGCGCTGGAGCACACCAATACCACCGATCAGGACGTGGTGGTCATGGTGGCCCGCCTGCTGGGCACCGGCTCGGGCGAGTACGACCTCTCGATGGAGCAGATCTTCAGCGACTACGAGCAAACCCTGTTCACGCGCGCCGTATCGGTGGCCGAGAGCTACGGGAAACACGTCTCGCTGCTGGTGGTGCCGGCGCGCGACGTGTGGTCCGCCATCGTGCAGACGGCGAACGCGCTGCAGTCGGCCGCCGTCGTCGCCGGCCAATCCACCAAGATGTCGGCCGAGGAGCAGGCCTTCTATTTGGGACGCGCCTGGGAGGCGATGTCACCGCCCAAGCGCCAGTTCGTCTTCCACGTGGTCAGCCCCGATGGCAGCGTAAAGACCTACCGCATCGGACCGCACACGCCCACCATGAAGTCGGAAGACGTGCACCTGGTCCACCGCCTGTGGCTCGACCTCACCCGCCTGCGCGGGCTGGAAAAGATGCACCACTCCGACATCGTCACCCTGGCGCTCACGCGCTTCGCGCGCGACTATGCCGGACGCGATCGCGACGAGATCCTGCGCACACTGCAGATGGAAGAAGACCGCCGCCGCGGACTGGCGCCCGCCGCCGCCCTGCCGGACGGTATTTCACCGCCCCCGCCGACCAGCCCTCGTCCGCCGGCCGGCGATGAAGACAAGTCCCCCAAACCCGCCGACGCCGAACCGCCCAGCCCGCCACTGACGGGACCGTGA
- the prfB gene encoding peptide chain release factor 2 (programmed frameshift), giving the protein MVEELEREYATVQDKVRDLRSFLDAARLRSQLADIEKQVADPGLWSNPEQSQKVMRERKRLEAALATDTDLERRLADIAAYFELAREGEEVGGDLRREIDSLRAVAEKLETETLLSGEQDALSAIVTIHPGAGGTESQDWADMLLRMYLRWAERQGFETVLNDHQPAEEAGIKSATFTVSGQYAYGLLTSEIGVHRLVRISPFDQAKRRHTSFASVFVSPEIDESIEINIKPDDLRIDTYRSGGRGGQHVNTTDSAVRIIHIPTGIVVSCQNERSQHKNRERAMKILRSKLYEYELEKKREQTKKVEDAKLDIDFGSQIRSYVLQPYRMVKDHRTKLEIGDVDRVLDGDINPFIRAYLLMRRGDQGPKTQ; this is encoded by the exons ATGGTCGAAGAACTAGAACGCGAATACGCCACCGTTCAGGACAAAGTCCGCGACCTGCGGAGTTTTCTT GACGCCGCGCGCCTGCGCAGCCAACTAGCCGACATCGAAAAGCAGGTTGCCGATCCGGGCCTGTGGTCGAACCCTGAGCAATCCCAGAAAGTGATGCGCGAGCGCAAGCGCCTGGAAGCGGCGCTGGCGACCGACACCGACCTGGAGCGGCGCTTGGCCGACATCGCCGCCTACTTCGAACTGGCGCGCGAAGGCGAAGAGGTTGGCGGCGACCTGCGCCGCGAAATTGATTCGCTGCGCGCGGTCGCCGAGAAGCTCGAAACCGAGACGCTGCTCTCGGGCGAGCAGGATGCACTCAGCGCGATCGTCACCATCCATCCCGGGGCCGGCGGCACTGAGTCGCAGGACTGGGCGGACATGCTCCTGCGCATGTACCTGCGCTGGGCCGAGCGCCAGGGGTTCGAGACGGTGCTGAACGACCACCAGCCGGCGGAAGAGGCGGGGATCAAGTCGGCCACGTTCACGGTGAGCGGTCAGTACGCCTACGGGCTGCTGACGAGCGAGATCGGCGTGCACCGCCTGGTGCGGATTTCGCCCTTCGACCAGGCCAAGCGGCGGCACACCTCGTTCGCCAGCGTGTTCGTGTCGCCGGAGATCGACGAGAGCATTGAGATCAACATCAAGCCCGACGACCTGCGCATCGACACGTACCGCTCCGGCGGGCGCGGCGGGCAGCACGTGAACACCACCGACTCGGCGGTACGCATCATTCACATCCCGACGGGGATCGTGGTGAGTTGCCAGAACGAGCGCTCGCAGCACAAGAACCGCGAGCGCGCGATGAAGATTCTGCGCTCCAAACTCTACGAGTATGAGCTGGAGAAGAAGCGCGAGCAGACGAAGAAGGTCGAGGACGCCAAGCTCGACATCGACTTCGGCTCGCAGATCCGCTCGTACGTGCTGCAACCGTACCGGATGGTCAAGGACCACCGCACCAAGCTGGAAATCGGAGACGTGGACCGCGTGCTGGACGGCGACATCAATCCGTTCATCAGGGCGTACCTGCTCATGCGGCGCGGAGACCAGGGTCCGAAAACCCAGTAG
- the lnt gene encoding apolipoprotein N-acyltransferase, which yields MRQIPASAWGLAILSGALQVLIFPSPGLYWLCWVALAPLIVAILGLYRPRNTELLDVAGREVRPGAAAGFLLGYSSGVIWYAGSCYWIYHVMHVYGGVGAAASAGIVVLFCLYLGLYHGLFGWLLARAARRGKHGIRRALLLAPFLWVAVELARARITGFPWDLLGTAQVNNLPLTRIATFTGVYGISFEIALINAAFAAAFVIPLRARGAMLGSALAAALLLQAGALVALRPAPRDRVATLVQSDIPILEPGEWTAEYFDRTIVELVRLSLPAAKTNQEAQSGPGLIVWPETPAPFYDTDPRFRDAVSGLARRANAYVLVGSVGVRTMTQHGQQGAAGGNPVPVSSTRVLNSAALVGPNGEWVARYDKVHLVPFGEYVPFRPLFAFAEKLTKEVGDFSRGSERRVLDLGGRKVGAFICYESVFPDEVRQFTKNGARLLVNISNDGWFGESGAPGQHLNMARMRAIENQRWLLRDTNTGITASIDPYGRVVARAPRGERLTLQAPYALISEVTFYTAHGDWFAWTCAIIALAGLLVRARFKSQVIWSKN from the coding sequence GTGCGGCAAATTCCCGCGAGCGCCTGGGGCCTGGCCATCCTCTCTGGAGCGTTGCAGGTGCTCATCTTTCCTTCGCCGGGCCTGTACTGGTTGTGCTGGGTTGCCCTCGCGCCGCTGATCGTTGCCATCCTCGGCCTTTACCGTCCACGCAATACTGAACTGCTCGATGTCGCGGGCAGGGAAGTCCGCCCCGGGGCCGCTGCGGGCTTTCTGCTCGGATATTCGAGCGGCGTGATCTGGTACGCGGGCAGCTGCTACTGGATTTACCACGTGATGCACGTGTACGGCGGCGTGGGAGCGGCGGCGTCGGCGGGCATCGTGGTGCTGTTCTGTCTCTATCTCGGGCTCTACCACGGCCTTTTCGGATGGCTGCTGGCCAGGGCGGCGCGTCGCGGGAAGCACGGCATCCGGCGTGCGTTGCTGCTGGCGCCTTTTCTGTGGGTCGCCGTCGAGCTGGCGCGCGCGCGCATCACCGGTTTCCCATGGGACCTGCTGGGCACCGCGCAGGTGAACAACCTGCCGCTCACGCGCATCGCGACCTTCACGGGCGTTTACGGGATCTCGTTCGAGATCGCGCTCATCAATGCCGCGTTTGCGGCGGCGTTCGTGATTCCTCTGCGCGCGCGGGGCGCGATGCTGGGTTCGGCGCTGGCAGCGGCGCTCCTGCTGCAAGCCGGCGCCCTGGTGGCCCTGCGTCCGGCGCCGCGCGATCGCGTCGCGACGCTGGTGCAGTCGGACATTCCGATCCTCGAGCCGGGCGAGTGGACGGCCGAGTACTTCGACCGCACCATCGTCGAGCTGGTCCGCCTGAGCCTGCCCGCGGCGAAGACGAACCAGGAGGCGCAGTCCGGACCGGGACTGATCGTGTGGCCGGAAACGCCGGCGCCGTTTTACGACACCGATCCGCGTTTTCGCGACGCGGTGAGTGGGCTGGCGCGACGCGCCAACGCGTACGTGCTCGTGGGCAGCGTGGGCGTGCGCACCATGACACAGCACGGCCAGCAGGGCGCAGCCGGCGGCAATCCCGTGCCGGTGAGCTCAACCCGGGTGCTGAACTCGGCGGCGCTGGTGGGGCCGAACGGCGAGTGGGTTGCGCGGTACGACAAAGTGCACCTGGTGCCATTCGGCGAGTACGTGCCGTTCCGGCCGCTGTTCGCCTTCGCGGAGAAACTGACGAAGGAAGTGGGTGACTTCAGCCGGGGGAGCGAGCGGCGCGTCCTCGACCTTGGCGGGCGCAAAGTGGGCGCGTTCATCTGCTACGAATCGGTCTTTCCCGACGAAGTCCGCCAGTTCACGAAGAACGGCGCGCGGTTGCTGGTGAACATTTCCAACGACGGCTGGTTCGGCGAGAGCGGCGCTCCGGGCCAACACCTGAACATGGCGCGGATGCGCGCGATCGAAAACCAGCGCTGGCTGTTGCGCGATACGAACACGGGCATCACGGCGTCGATCGATCCGTACGGACGCGTGGTGGCGCGCGCTCCGCGCGGCGAGCGCCTGACGCTGCAGGCGCCGTACGCGCTGATCAGCGAAGTAACGTTCTACACCGCGCACGGCGACTGGTTCGCGTGGACGTGTGCGATAATCGCTTTGGCGGGCCTCTTGGTACGCGCCCGCTTCAAGAGTCAAGTCATATGGTCGAAGAACTAG